In Turicibacter sanguinis, a genomic segment contains:
- a CDS encoding ABC transporter permease, with protein sequence MNLKKRYLLILLLILSIVSVFVGASNVTLDSVINGDIDQLFILFVSRIPRLLSILVAGVGMSICGLIMQQLTRNKFVSPTTAATIDFAKLGMLIAMLFFAGASPLHKMFFSFICSLAGTFLFMGILKQIKFQNSLFIPLIGMMLGNVVNSITTFIAYQFDLVQNISSWAQGNFTNVMKGNFELIYLSIPLIIVAFLYANKFTIAGMGEDFSTNLGLNHKWIVNIGLTIVALITSVIVITIGAIPFIGLIVPNIVSLYLGDNLKNSLGHTAILGALFLLICDLIGRLVIYPYEVTIGLTVGVIGSIIFLFLIMRRKSNATS encoded by the coding sequence ATGAATTTGAAGAAGCGATATTTATTAATTCTATTGTTAATACTGTCTATTGTTTCAGTATTTGTTGGAGCAAGTAATGTTACGTTAGATTCAGTTATCAATGGAGACATTGATCAATTATTTATTTTATTTGTGAGTCGTATTCCGAGATTGCTAAGTATATTAGTTGCGGGGGTTGGAATGAGTATTTGTGGTTTAATTATGCAGCAATTAACACGAAATAAATTTGTTTCTCCAACGACTGCTGCCACAATCGATTTTGCTAAATTAGGAATGCTTATCGCTATGTTATTCTTTGCTGGAGCATCTCCGCTACATAAAATGTTTTTTTCTTTTATTTGTTCTTTAGCAGGAACATTCTTATTCATGGGAATATTAAAGCAAATTAAATTTCAAAATAGTTTATTTATCCCTTTAATCGGGATGATGCTTGGGAATGTTGTTAACTCCATTACAACGTTTATTGCCTATCAGTTTGATTTAGTCCAAAATATTTCATCTTGGGCTCAAGGAAATTTTACAAATGTGATGAAAGGAAATTTCGAGCTTATTTATTTAAGTATTCCACTTATTATCGTTGCATTTTTATATGCTAATAAATTTACAATCGCAGGAATGGGAGAAGATTTTTCAACAAATTTAGGTCTTAATCATAAGTGGATTGTGAATATTGGATTAACGATTGTTGCTTTAATTACATCAGTTATCGTCATTACTATTGGAGCTATCCCATTTATCGGCCTCATTGTTCCTAACATTGTGTCATTATACTTAGGCGATAATCTAAAAAATAGTTTAGGTCATACTGCTATTTTAGGAGCATTGTTCTTACTAATCTGTGATTTGATTGGTAGATTAGTTATTTATCCATACGAAGTTACGATTGGATTAACGGTAGGTGTCATTGGAAGCATTATCTTCTTATTTTTAATTATGAGGAGGAAATCAAATGCAACGTCGTAA
- a CDS encoding helix-turn-helix domain-containing protein, with product MNDTNKNKAPNSGLYGPQVLAYISNNYDRNLVLEDVASYFHLNKCYFCSVLKKELGKTFSQVVNEIRIENSKPLLEEGRLSTLEVALTVGFNNQNYFNMTFKKITGMTPLQYRRIANQK from the coding sequence ATGAACGATACAAACAAAAATAAAGCTCCAAATTCCGGTCTTTATGGCCCACAAGTTTTAGCATATATCTCAAATAATTACGATCGAAACTTAGTTTTAGAAGACGTTGCTAGCTACTTTCATCTTAATAAATGCTATTTTTGTTCTGTTTTAAAAAAGGAATTGGGGAAAACTTTCTCACAAGTTGTTAATGAAATTAGAATTGAAAATAGTAAACCACTACTCGAGGAAGGAAGATTATCAACCCTTGAAGTTGCATTAACAGTTGGATTTAATAATCAAAACTATTTCAATATGACATTCAAAAAAATAACAGGGATGACACCCCTACAATATCGTCGAATTGCAAATCAAAAATAA
- a CDS encoding iron ABC transporter ATP-binding protein codes for MIEVKNISKKYGSKAVVNDVSFQIKRGKITSFIGPNGAGKSTVLGMMSRLLKRDSGEVFIDGKELSQWKTNELAKVLAILKQSNHLSVRLTIRDLVAFGRFPHSQGNLTEVDQAKIDEALHYMQLEDIQDKFLEELSGGQRQRAFIGMVLAQDTDYILLDEPLNNLDMKHSVQIMKMLRRITDELGKTVIIVIHDINFASCYSDEIIALQNGEISVCGTVDEIMQASTLSELYDMDFEVKEINNKKICVYY; via the coding sequence ATGATTGAGGTGAAAAATATTTCAAAGAAATATGGTTCAAAAGCTGTCGTAAATGATGTCTCTTTTCAAATTAAGAGGGGAAAGATTACCTCATTTATCGGACCAAATGGTGCTGGGAAAAGTACCGTATTAGGAATGATGAGTCGTTTGTTGAAAAGAGATTCTGGTGAAGTCTTTATTGATGGAAAAGAGTTATCACAGTGGAAAACAAATGAATTAGCTAAAGTCCTGGCGATACTTAAGCAAAGTAATCATTTAAGCGTCCGACTTACAATTCGAGATTTAGTCGCGTTCGGTCGCTTCCCACACAGTCAAGGTAATTTAACGGAAGTCGATCAAGCTAAGATTGACGAGGCGCTTCATTATATGCAACTTGAGGATATTCAGGATAAGTTTTTAGAGGAGTTAAGTGGGGGCCAAAGGCAACGCGCTTTTATCGGAATGGTGTTGGCACAAGATACTGACTATATTTTACTTGATGAACCTTTAAATAATCTTGATATGAAGCATAGTGTGCAAATTATGAAGATGTTACGTCGTATTACAGATGAGCTTGGTAAAACAGTTATTATTGTGATTCATGATATTAATTTTGCATCATGTTATTCAGATGAAATTATTGCTTTGCAAAACGGTGAAATTTCGGTTTGCGGAACAGTAGATGAAATTATGCAGGCATCAACATTAAGCGAGTTATATGATATGGATTTTGAAGTTAAAGAGATTAATAACAAAAAAATCTGTGTGTATTACTAG
- a CDS encoding iron chelate uptake ABC transporter family permease subunit, with protein sequence MQRRKFFSILLILAIGFSVLYLAYGLNPNSYQYALSRRIPKLIAIMLTGGGIAVSSVIFQTVTNNRILTPSVLGLDSLYTMLQTVIVFIFGSANVALIGSNVNFILAGILMVLFSLVLFRIMFKQENQNLFFLLMLGMIFGTLFSSLSSFMQMVMDPNEFLIVQDKMFASFNNVKSSLLMISFLTIVVTFLWAFKDMKRLDVLSLGREHAINLGIDYDKIVRKLLVVVSILVAVSTALVGPITFLGLLVTNLSYQLFKDYRHSVLIPGAILISIVSLIGGQFLVERVFQFSTTIGVIINFVGGIYFIYVLLKEERV encoded by the coding sequence ATGCAACGTCGTAAGTTTTTTAGTATCCTACTCATTTTAGCGATTGGCTTTAGCGTATTATATTTAGCATACGGATTAAATCCGAATTCTTATCAATATGCTTTGTCAAGACGAATTCCAAAGTTAATTGCGATTATGTTAACAGGTGGGGGAATTGCAGTATCCTCAGTTATCTTTCAAACAGTTACTAATAATCGGATTTTAACGCCCAGTGTTCTTGGGTTGGATTCCTTATATACAATGTTACAAACTGTCATTGTCTTTATTTTTGGATCAGCAAATGTTGCTTTAATTGGTTCGAATGTTAACTTTATTTTAGCTGGAATTTTAATGGTTCTGTTTTCGTTAGTATTATTTCGTATTATGTTCAAGCAGGAAAATCAGAATTTATTCTTCTTACTAATGCTCGGAATGATTTTTGGAACCTTATTTAGTAGTTTATCTTCATTTATGCAAATGGTGATGGATCCAAATGAATTTTTAATCGTTCAAGATAAAATGTTTGCAAGTTTTAATAATGTTAAATCATCTTTATTAATGATTTCATTTTTAACAATAGTTGTTACATTTTTATGGGCATTTAAAGATATGAAGCGATTAGATGTTTTATCTTTAGGGCGTGAACATGCGATTAATTTAGGTATTGATTACGATAAGATTGTTCGAAAATTATTGGTTGTTGTTTCAATTTTAGTTGCTGTTTCAACAGCACTTGTAGGACCTATTACGTTTTTAGGATTACTGGTAACCAATCTCTCTTATCAATTATTTAAAGATTATCGTCATAGTGTTTTAATTCCAGGTGCAATATTAATTAGTATTGTATCGTTAATTGGAGGTCAGTTCTTAGTTGAGAGAGTGTTCCAATTTAGTACAACAATTGGGGTTATTATTAACTTTGTCGGTGGGATTTACTTTATTTATGTTCTGTTAAAGGAGGAGCGCGTATGA